One genomic region from Cucumis melo cultivar AY chromosome 9, USDA_Cmelo_AY_1.0, whole genome shotgun sequence encodes:
- the LOC103504109 gene encoding protein NRT1/ PTR FAMILY 8.3 isoform X2, with protein sequence MGSQEDDRAILEEGLLQNESNALFTGDGSVDFHGNPVLKQNTGNWKACPFILGNEGCERLAYYGISTNLVTYLTNKLHQGNVSAARNVTTWQGTCYLTPLIGAILADAYWGRYWTIAAFSTIYFIGMCTLTLSASVPALKPAECVGFMCPPASAAQYMVFFLGLYLIALGTGGIKPCVSSFGADQFDDTDPAERVKKGSFFNWFYFSINIGALISSSFLVWIQDNAGWGLGFGIPAVFMGLAIVSFFSGTKLYRFQKPGGSPITRMCQVLVASFHKRNLRVPGDSNLLYEVQDKSSAIEGSRKLEHSDELRCLDKAAVISDAELKSGDYSNPWRLCTVTQVEEFKILIRMFPIWATGIVFAAVYAQMSTLFVEQGTMLDKTIGSFRIPPASLSTFDVVSVIFWVPVYDRFIVPIAKKFTGKERGFTEIQRMGIGLFISVLCMSAAAVVEIKRLELARELDLVHKPEAVPLSILWQIPQYFLLGAAEVFTFIGQLEFFYDQSPDAMRSLCSALSLLTTALGNYLSSFILTIVTYLTTRNGQSGWIPDNLNEGHLDFFFWLLAGLSFLNLLVYTVCAKRYRPKKASQV encoded by the exons ATGGGTTCTCAGGAAGACGACCGAGCAATCTTGGAGGAGGGTCTTCTACAG AATGAAAGCAATGCATTGTTTACAGGCGATGGCTCAGTTGACTTCCATGGGAATCCTGTTCTCAAGCAAAATACAGGAAACTGGAAAGCATGCCCATTCATTCTAG GGAATGAAGGCTGTGAGCGATTGGCCTACTATGGGATTTCAACTAACCTTGTTACTTATCTTACAAATAAACTTCATCAAGGAAATGTATCAGCTGCTAGAAACGTCACTACTTGGCAAGGAACTTGCTATCTTACACCCCTCATTGGAGCTATATTGGCAGATGCTTACTGGGGAAGATATTGGACAATTGCTGCTTTTTCAACAATTTACTTCATT GGAATGTGTACATTAACTCTCTCTGCATCTGTTCCTGCTTTAAAGCCTGCTGAATGTGTTGGGTTCATGTGCCCCCCTGCTTCTGCTGCTCAGTATATGGTATTTTTCCTTGGACTCTATTTGATTGCCCTTGGAACAGGTGGAATTAAACCATGTGTGTCATCATTTGGAGCAGACCAGTTTGATGATACCGATCCTGCTGAGAGGGTTAAAAAGGGCTCATTTTTCAACTGGTTTTACTTTTCAATCAATATTGGTGCTCTTATATCAAGTAGTTTCCTTGTTTGGATACAAGACAATGCTGGGTGGGGTCTAGGGTTTGGCATCCCTGCAGTATTTATGGGCCTTGCtattgtaagtttcttttctgGCACAAAGCTCTACAGATTTCAGAAACCGGGTGGAAGCCCAATTACAAGGATGTGCCAGGTTTTGGTTGCATCCTTTCATAAACGAAATCTAAGGGTTCCTGGTGACAGTAATCTTCTGTATGAGGTGCAAGACAAAAGTTCTGCAATTGAAGGAAGTCGCAAGCTAGAGCACAGTGATGAATTGAG ATGCCTTGATAAAGCGGCTGTCATCTCTGATGCTGAGTTGAAAAGTGGGGACTACTCCAATCCCTGGAGGCTATGCACAGTAACTCAGGTTGAGGAATTTAAGATTCTTATCCGAATGTTCCCAATATGGGCTACTGGAATTGTCTTTGCTGCTGTATACGCCCAAATGTCGACATTATTCGTGGAACAAGGAACAATGCTGGACAAGACTATTGGTTCTTTCCGCATTCCTCCAGCCTCTCTCTCGACCTTTGATGTAGTAAGTGTTATTTTCTGGGTGCCTGTGTATGATAGATTCATAGTCCCAATTGCAAAAAAATTTACAGGAAAGGAGAGGGGATTCACCGAAATACAGCGAATGGGTATCGGCCTATTCATATCAGTATTATGCATGTCAGCTGCAGCTGTGGTAGAGATCAAACGACTAGAACTCGCAAGAGAGCTTGATTTGGTGCATAAACCAGAGGCTGTACCACTAAGCATACTTTGGCAAATACCACAATATTTCTTGCTGGGTGCAGCAGAAGTATTCACGTTCATTGGACAGCTTGAGTTTTTCTATGATCAATCTCCAGATGCCATGAGGAGTTTGTGTAGTGCATTATCTCTATTGACCACTGCTTTGGGGAATTACCTCAGTTCATTCATTCTAACCATTGTAACTTACTTGACAACAAGAAATGGGCAGTCTGGGTGGATACCAGATAACTTAAACGAGGGCCATTTGGATTTCTTCTTCTGGCTTTTGGCTGGACTTAGCTTCTTGAACTTGTTGGTTTATACTGTCTGTGCCAAACGCTACCGCCCAAAGAAGGCTTCTCAAGTGTGA
- the LOC103504109 gene encoding protein NRT1/ PTR FAMILY 8.3 isoform X1 — translation MSIVEAVNFVTYWQVLLINESNALFTGDGSVDFHGNPVLKQNTGNWKACPFILGNEGCERLAYYGISTNLVTYLTNKLHQGNVSAARNVTTWQGTCYLTPLIGAILADAYWGRYWTIAAFSTIYFIGMCTLTLSASVPALKPAECVGFMCPPASAAQYMVFFLGLYLIALGTGGIKPCVSSFGADQFDDTDPAERVKKGSFFNWFYFSINIGALISSSFLVWIQDNAGWGLGFGIPAVFMGLAIVSFFSGTKLYRFQKPGGSPITRMCQVLVASFHKRNLRVPGDSNLLYEVQDKSSAIEGSRKLEHSDELRCLDKAAVISDAELKSGDYSNPWRLCTVTQVEEFKILIRMFPIWATGIVFAAVYAQMSTLFVEQGTMLDKTIGSFRIPPASLSTFDVVSVIFWVPVYDRFIVPIAKKFTGKERGFTEIQRMGIGLFISVLCMSAAAVVEIKRLELARELDLVHKPEAVPLSILWQIPQYFLLGAAEVFTFIGQLEFFYDQSPDAMRSLCSALSLLTTALGNYLSSFILTIVTYLTTRNGQSGWIPDNLNEGHLDFFFWLLAGLSFLNLLVYTVCAKRYRPKKASQV, via the exons ATGAGTATTGTTGAAGCCGTAAACTTCGTTACATACTGGCAAGTGCTGTTAATA AATGAAAGCAATGCATTGTTTACAGGCGATGGCTCAGTTGACTTCCATGGGAATCCTGTTCTCAAGCAAAATACAGGAAACTGGAAAGCATGCCCATTCATTCTAG GGAATGAAGGCTGTGAGCGATTGGCCTACTATGGGATTTCAACTAACCTTGTTACTTATCTTACAAATAAACTTCATCAAGGAAATGTATCAGCTGCTAGAAACGTCACTACTTGGCAAGGAACTTGCTATCTTACACCCCTCATTGGAGCTATATTGGCAGATGCTTACTGGGGAAGATATTGGACAATTGCTGCTTTTTCAACAATTTACTTCATT GGAATGTGTACATTAACTCTCTCTGCATCTGTTCCTGCTTTAAAGCCTGCTGAATGTGTTGGGTTCATGTGCCCCCCTGCTTCTGCTGCTCAGTATATGGTATTTTTCCTTGGACTCTATTTGATTGCCCTTGGAACAGGTGGAATTAAACCATGTGTGTCATCATTTGGAGCAGACCAGTTTGATGATACCGATCCTGCTGAGAGGGTTAAAAAGGGCTCATTTTTCAACTGGTTTTACTTTTCAATCAATATTGGTGCTCTTATATCAAGTAGTTTCCTTGTTTGGATACAAGACAATGCTGGGTGGGGTCTAGGGTTTGGCATCCCTGCAGTATTTATGGGCCTTGCtattgtaagtttcttttctgGCACAAAGCTCTACAGATTTCAGAAACCGGGTGGAAGCCCAATTACAAGGATGTGCCAGGTTTTGGTTGCATCCTTTCATAAACGAAATCTAAGGGTTCCTGGTGACAGTAATCTTCTGTATGAGGTGCAAGACAAAAGTTCTGCAATTGAAGGAAGTCGCAAGCTAGAGCACAGTGATGAATTGAG ATGCCTTGATAAAGCGGCTGTCATCTCTGATGCTGAGTTGAAAAGTGGGGACTACTCCAATCCCTGGAGGCTATGCACAGTAACTCAGGTTGAGGAATTTAAGATTCTTATCCGAATGTTCCCAATATGGGCTACTGGAATTGTCTTTGCTGCTGTATACGCCCAAATGTCGACATTATTCGTGGAACAAGGAACAATGCTGGACAAGACTATTGGTTCTTTCCGCATTCCTCCAGCCTCTCTCTCGACCTTTGATGTAGTAAGTGTTATTTTCTGGGTGCCTGTGTATGATAGATTCATAGTCCCAATTGCAAAAAAATTTACAGGAAAGGAGAGGGGATTCACCGAAATACAGCGAATGGGTATCGGCCTATTCATATCAGTATTATGCATGTCAGCTGCAGCTGTGGTAGAGATCAAACGACTAGAACTCGCAAGAGAGCTTGATTTGGTGCATAAACCAGAGGCTGTACCACTAAGCATACTTTGGCAAATACCACAATATTTCTTGCTGGGTGCAGCAGAAGTATTCACGTTCATTGGACAGCTTGAGTTTTTCTATGATCAATCTCCAGATGCCATGAGGAGTTTGTGTAGTGCATTATCTCTATTGACCACTGCTTTGGGGAATTACCTCAGTTCATTCATTCTAACCATTGTAACTTACTTGACAACAAGAAATGGGCAGTCTGGGTGGATACCAGATAACTTAAACGAGGGCCATTTGGATTTCTTCTTCTGGCTTTTGGCTGGACTTAGCTTCTTGAACTTGTTGGTTTATACTGTCTGTGCCAAACGCTACCGCCCAAAGAAGGCTTCTCAAGTGTGA
- the LOC103504126 gene encoding glutamate decarboxylase 4-like: MVFSKTFSESDVSIHSTFASRYVRDSAPRFTMPDNSMPKEAAFQIINDELMLDGNPRLNLASFVTTWMEPECDKLIMDSVNKNYVDMDEYPVTTELQNRCVNMIAHLFNAPLGDSDTAVGVGTVGSSEAIMLAGLAFKRKWQNKRKAEGKPYDKPNIVTGANVQVCWEKFARYFEVELKEVKVREGYYVMDPVQAAEMVDENTICVAAILGSTYNGEFEDVKLLNDLLVEKNKVSGWDTPIHVDAASGGFIAPFLYPELEWDFRLPLVKSINVSGHKYGLVYAGIGWVIWRTKEDLPEELIFHINYLGADQPTFTLNFSKGSSQIIAQYYQLIRLGYEGYRNVMQNCHDNAMVLKEGLENTGRFTIVSKDMGVPVVAFSLKDRSRHDEFEVSEMLRRFGWIVPAYPMPEGAKHVSVLRVVIREDFSRTLAERLVLDIIKVLAELDTLPPKKSEKMESLENGKTETSGKKSAEETEREIATYWRNITNARKIKLAATMAGPSVTVVAK, translated from the exons ATGGTTTTCTCCAAAACTTTCTCCGAATCCGATGTTTCCATACACTCCACTTTCGCCTCTCGCTACGTTCGGGACTCCGCTCCTCGCTTCACCATGCCCGATAACTCCATGCCCAAGGAAGCCGCCTTCCAAATCATCAACGACGAGCTCATGCTCGACGGCAACCCCAGGCTCAATCTAGCCTCCTTCGTCACCACTTGGATGGAGCCCGAATGTGATAAGCTCATTATGGACTCTGTCAATAAAAACTACGTCGACATGGACGAATACCCCGTCACTACCGAGCTTCAAAACCGTTGTGTCAACATGATTGCACATCTCTTTAATGCACCCTTAGGAGACTCTGACACCGCGGTTGGTGTCGGGACGGTGGGCTCGTCGGAGGCCATCATGTTGGCAGGGCTTGCCTTCAAGAGGAAGTGGCAGAACAAAAGGAAGGCGGAAGGGAAGCCTTATGACAAACCAAATATTGTGACGGGTGCTAATGTGCAAGTTTGTTGGGAGAAATTTGCAAGATACTTTGAGGTTGAGTTGAAGGAAGTTAAGGTGAGAGAAGGTTATTACGTGATGGACCCTGTTCAAGCCGCTGAGATGGTGGATGAGAACACTATTTGTGTTGCTGCCATTTTGGGGTCAACTTACAATGGAGAATTTGAAGACGTGAAGCTGTTGAACGATTTGCTGGTGGAGAAGAATAAGGTAAGTGGATGGGATACGCCTATTCATGTGGATGCTGCCAGTGGTGGATTCATAGCCCCATTTTTGTATCCAGAGCTTGAATGGGACTTCAGGCTTCCTTTGGTGAAGAGTATCAATGTGAGTGGCCATAAGTATGGGCTTGTCTATGCTGGAATTGGTTGGGTGATCTGGAGAACCAAAGAAGATTTGCCTGAAGAACTCATTTTCCACATCAATTACCTTGGAGCGGATCAACCCACTTTCACTCTCAACTTCTCCAAAG GATCAAGCCAAATCATTGCtcaatattatcaactaatccgGTTGGGTTACGAGGGATACCGAAATGTGATGCAGAATTGTCACGACAATGCAATGGTGTTGAAGGAAGGGCTTGAAAACACAGGGAGGTTCACCATAGTGTCAAAGGACATGGGAGTGCCAGTAGTGGCATTTTCCCTCAAAGACCGAAGCCGCCACGATGAGTTTGAGGTGTCAGAGATGTTGAGGCGATTCGGGTGGATTGTCCCGGCTTATCCAATGCCAGAGGGAGCGAAGCACGTGTCGGTTCTTCGTGTGGTGATTAGAGAAGATTTCTCTCGCACGCTCGCGGAGAGACTTGTGCTCGATATCATAAAGGTATTGGCAGAGCTAGACACTCTTCCACCAAAGAAGAGTGAAAAAATGGAGAGCTTGGAGAATGGTAAAACGGAAACGAGTGGGAAGAAGAGTGCAGAGGAGACAGAGAGGGAAATAGCAACTTATTGGAGGAATATAACGAATGCTAGGAAAATCAAGCTTGCTGCTACTATGGCTGGTCCTTCAGTTACGGTAGTTGCCAAATAA